A window of Malania oleifera isolate guangnan ecotype guangnan chromosome 2, ASM2987363v1, whole genome shotgun sequence genomic DNA:
CAGTGTGCGCCATCTTGTTCTTGTTTGGTTAAGAAAAACAAAAATGGAAAGAAAGAATCGATTCTCAACTGGCATGTTTCTTTCCAGCTATGTTTTCTTACTCTTGGATGGATTGGTATAACTTGAGAGAAGCAAAAACgttcattctctctctttcttctgtttTCAATCTCAAGAAATAAAAAACGAAGAGTACGTTGTTCGCTCCCCTTTCCCTTCTCCAGGCCCATCAAACACGATGGAAATTtccaaaagaaagaaagaaagagtcgTACCGTAGAATTTTGGATTGGATAATATCTGCATAATCCCTTGGTACACATCACAGAAGACTATCTGGGCATCAGGAAACTCCATGTTAAGTTCCGCAATGCGCCCTTCCAGTAACGTATTGTAGTCCAAAACCAACTGGTTAATCCCTTCCACGCAACCCCTTCCATCATCATCTCCTCCGGTGAAGTTATACCACTTCCAAACCATCCGGGGTGTGCATCCCAGAGGCAGTGTACCCATGCACACGATCTTCCTAACGTTCACATTGTAAAGGTTCCTTACAACATTTGCCATTTGGTTAACCATGATATGAGCGAACCGTCGGTCACCATAGTCCCGACGCACCCCGAAGGGGTTGCGGAAGAGTAGGTTGATGTAGTCATCTTTGCCAAAAGAGAGGTAGAAGAAGGAGGATTTGATGAACCGGTAGGCGTAGTCCTGGCCAAGATGCAGCTGCAGCAGCTGAAAGGTCTCGAAAGCTTGGCGAACCTGTTGGTCCAGAGACTGGTGGTTCTGGCTGTTGATGTTCATGATGGTTGCTTGGGCTGAACCAAAGTTCAGGCCTGCTAGAAGCCCTTCAATTGTTCCATTCTGGGCATAGAATGCTGGCGTGTAGGGCAACCCCATCTTCTTTGCTGCATTAAACCATGCAAATTCGTTAATGGTTATCAGATACCACCAACTGATAACAGAGATTATACATATAATCTTCTTAGCTAGCTGCATTCTATAAACGGAAAATTATCCAACTATTGAACATTTGAACTTATGTCAGATAATCTTCGGAGCAAATTTCACCAAACTAATGGCCAAACACATCGGGGGAAAAGAAGAAACAAAGTGTAAGGGGGTATTATGTCAGTGTGTCTATCTGTGAGTTCAAAGGGGAAAATTGAATAGTATCAAAATAAAAATAGGGGACATGCCTATTCTTGCAGAAGGCATTGCAAGCAACCATACTGATTGATAATTTTCCGCTCCCCCTGACTTGAATAGCTCATTTTGGCCCCAGGAAAGACTGAAACTCAATTCAATTcccaccaaaaaaataaaaaaggaaacaCCACGGATGCATTTATAATGAAAATAAGGCCAATTTCTATTTCATGACAGGGGATTTTGGGGGAAGAGaacgaaaaaaaataaaattaaggggGCTAACCCTGATTCCAGATATCTAAAGAATTCAACCACAAATTCCAAGAAAGAAATcaagaaacagagagagagagagagagagagagagagagagagagagagagagagagagagagagagagagagagagaccgagGAGGTGGGGAAGAAGGGTAGTATCAGAGCCATTGCACGGGTGTAAGGAGAGATTTCGGCGGAGAAGAGGGTAGAAGAGGGTGTTGTCTCCGCAATCAACGGAAGAGTCACCCAATACAAACAATGCTGAGACGCTTCTACCGCTAGATGACCCATTTTCCACCGGCCTCCTAGCATGGATTTTCCCCGGGAAAACAGCAACAAGAAGCAGCAGTAGCAGCACAAGCACCATttctcttgttcttcttcttcttcttgctttcTCCACTAGACTATTCTGCTCAAATCCTCCCATTTCTCTTATCCTTCTTTCTCCCTTCCTCTGTTCTTCAGTTGTCTGCTCAGCACTCTCTAGTCTTGAATTGAATCTCGTCTTCTTGAATAGAAATAAAAAGCTTTTTCCCGCATGCAAACTtcatcacctctctctctctctctctctctctctctctctggtatTTGAAAAATTGCAATAGATTCAGGGTTTAGGCCCAATTACACTTGCTTCCTTTTTGTTGCTGGCTGGACCTAATAGTCACCTGAAGCAGTAAACTCCGGCCCAAGTTGACACAAGGCCTGAGCGTAGAGCCCAAAACCAGAGTCCTTGGTCAGTCAAGACGCCCTTCAGTCATGGCCTTGACCTGCGTTTTTGTTACCTGTTTTCTTTCTTCCACCAGTTACAAATCTGCAATGTGTTAGGGGCGACAATGTAATGTGATAAATGAAATAGAGAGAGACTACTTTAATTTTATGGATATATAATGGATATCTAAATTACTGTGATGATGTTTGTATGATTGTtcatttgaatgaaataaaacAAATAGTTCTTTTCATTGTCATATCTTGTCATCTCAGACTGAGATGTATCCTACTGTGTTATGAATATCCTTTATACATGAATGTCTTGCCTATATGCTCTATTGTCATTTATCTTGATGTAGTTCTCATTTCCAGTGGTTGGGGATACATATTTGGTGCTCATGTCTGCAGGGTTGAACTTGTAATTAATAGTTGACTTGGTTGGGGGAGAGCTCTCGATGAGTGCCGCGTGGCCTCTTGTTACGAgttaagcttgtttagggcattatgtttgcctgtgaccacttatctcgtgtgcttaggatgggtttccatcatctAAATACTactgtagggttattttctgctagtagagtctttgtaagccaaataaggcagtatgactcctcggtcactttgatgtttcctagtgccaggatgataattacataaaaacctctttaggggagggtgagtgttcatcagtcattgtaaaactcactaacaattgtcaacgtgcttagcctacttgcctccctcgctaagtacaacatgtcaacggaggatttgttaatgaattacgtttgcttcaatgtttactgcttgcttgccacgacttttatgaattgattattatttccgttgccatctgaatgaatgttaatgaaagtgcttcatggatgaatgtaggtaaacgataggctagctaattaagcaagagtgctttagctagcgccgcacggcccttcacaacggtgtgaaaatagtcggaccgtgacatttggtatcagagccaagtcgatgacacttggtgagagcccaaggttgagttgctacgtgaattcgattgccttcgttgttggatttgggaagctttggtaagtgaccatgacaccaaacactgctgagaggatcagcgtgctagaAGCACaagttgagacaacaaccaacactatggccacGGAGGtagcccagatgagagaacttgttgatgagatGATGGGATCACAGAAACATCAAAcaagtttgataggcgacatgtcagaggactttcgtcACACAGTTGAAACTTTGTAGGTCCGGATGACTGATCTGGATGCAAAaatgaatctgatggttcttgctatggggaactcgaACACTCCAGGAGTTAGTAAGActaaggtgccagaacccaggacgtatgggggtgcccgagatgccaaggagttagagaacttcttgtttgatgtggagcagtactttcgcgttgtgaggatggcctcagaatagGCAAAGGTCAATActacgaccatgtacttggttggtgatgccaaactgtggtggcgtaccaagtacagaaaaattgaaaatggaagctgtgtaattgatagttgggcagacttgaagagagagctcaagacccaattctttcctgagaatgttgagtataatgtaaggtaaaaactgagagatctcaagcatacggggtcgatcagcgaatatgtgaaacaattttctgctttaatgttgaaTATTcgagatatgtcggagaaggacaagttgttctattttcttgaggggatgaaaccatgggcaagaactgaacttcataggcaaagggttcaagacttgtcaactgcacaaacggctgcagaacgcttcactgactacgctggtgatgatactgCTTCATCCAAATGGTTTGGAGGAGAGGGaaatagtggaaagtctttcaagaaaggcaaacccaagagtgggggagccgactctaaatcatcaacctcacaggaagcttcgtcgtctcaagggttcaacacacccaatggaaaagggaagagtaaacttgagtgtttcttgtgtcgaggtcctcatagagtttttgagtgccctcacaaagcatcacttaatgctttacaggcttccattgcagagtaggcagtggaagacgatggggaagaggatgatgccccgagggtgggttcagtgcggctggtgaacgcattggaaaagtaggcaaaaacaccgaaagttacatgagcaaaagggttaatgtttgtggacttgaggataaatgggaagagtactcgcgctatggtggatacgggagctacttataattttgtttcgcagttggaagtagggagactcaacttatccttaaagaaggatacaggacgcatgaaagcagttaactatgtagcccagcctactctgggagtagctaagcaagtggctataaagtttggacagtgggaaggtcatgcgaatttcacaacggtgccattggatgaatttccagtcattctaggaatggagttcctaagggggacgagggaagtgctgatgccttcggctggttccctgtgtctgatgggagatcactcgtgcatggtgcaagtcgttgcaacgaaaggagacgaagggaagtccctttcagccatacaactcaatgagggactgggtaagggtgagcagacacgtctagccacggtggtggtagacaaagaagtaggccaagagctagaacctacgaccatccaagtggtgttggatgaggataaggaggtgttgccggataagctgcctcaaaatttgccttcacgacggactatggaacaagagatcaagttgttatcaggagtgaaacaacctactaaagggccatgtcggattgcgcctcttgagatagtagagttggggaaacagcttgatgaagtggaagcgggatgtgttcacccttccaaaacaccgttgggagcatcggtgttgtttcagaggaaacatgaagaacATCTACAGAacgtgttcgacaggctgagggaAAACAGTCTAGatttgaagaagaagaatttCTCTTTcactcggcggagcaacaaattccttggtcaagtggttgaacaaggttgtatccggaggggtatgaagaaggtaaggatgattcaagaacggaagatccacacgacagtgaaggagttgcgttcctttcttggccttactagatactgcAGGAATTTAgttgaggggtattcgcagagaatgactccaatgacaggactattggggaggtattattggccgcacacgggGGATTATGTGgttaattataccaaaacttgtctcacttgctaacaagacaagggggagcggaagaagtatggtactttcatagtcgtaccaaagtactgttcggcagaggggacgacacaattgttccttgtgactattgtgagatattggggttttccccaagttattatttgtgaccaagatttaatgttcactgacaacttcttaacagagtttttcaggatattcaggtcacatcttgacatctctttgagttatcatcgacagacagacggacagatgaaaagattcagagagctactagatgagtacttgtgccattgtgtcaATGACAACTAGAAGAATGgcatgcaactacttgatgtggctccgttttGTGGCAActcccaaaggcgctcaacaaccaacaagagcccttttgagcttgttacagactagctgccgctgttacctcataCAGTGggtgagccgtacagacgaaagagtcctagggcATACGTCTGCActagtgaagggagacagaatgcagactttgcccaagcctatctggagaaagcttctgagcagatgaagaagtgggcagattaggagagaagaccgcagtttcatgtcaagtgcctcaagccattcaacaccaacaccaacgacctgagcagaagtcagtcaaacagcgcagagttgaagacagtgcaacttgacagacatgaagttgaagagatccttacagatagaaagttcatatcctcaaggaagaagggacataagttcctagtgaagtggaagtgccttgatgacaaagaaatcagctggatttctgcggaagatttgaagccattcgtggacaaagttaaagtgtacctatcgccaaaagtctacgaggatgtcaaccgcataagtgggggagaatgtcatgcgctaagcttgttcagggcattatgcttgcctgtgaccacttatctcgtgcgcttaggatgagtttccatcatgtaaatactagtgtagggttattttctactagtagagtctttgtaagccaaataaggcagtatgactcctcagtcactttgatatttcctagtgttaggatgataattacataaaaacctctttaggggagggtgagtgttcattagtcattgtaaaactcactagcaattgtcaacgtgcttagcctacttgcctccctcgctaagtacaacatgtcaattgaggatttgttaatgaattacgtttgcttcaatgtttattgcttgcttgccacagctttcatgaattgattattgtttctgatgctatctgaatgaatgttaatgaaagtgcttcatggatgaatgttggtaaacgataggctggctagttaagcaagagtgctttaactagcgccgcacagcctttcacaacggtgtgaaaatagtcggatcGTGACACCCCTCATTGAGCCTAATTTGGGGGTttgtgacagttggtatcagagcatagtgTATGCGAGCACCATGAATGACAAAATGAGAACTTCAAAGTCTATAAAGACGGAGTGCGTTTAGGCTTTTGATGCACTAGTGGCAAAACTCAAAACCTTGGAGACGAAGTTCTTCGAACTCCAAGTGTTTGTGGAGGAATTGTTAGAAGAGAGAGgtgtgccaatagagcttgagacCGCTAGAGAAAACACCAGAAGAAATCTTTATAGTGTATTTGAGTTTGAGAAGAGAATTGTAGAACTTAAGAAATTCATTCCACATATAAAATTCTTGGAGAAAAGACcaatagagtttgagagcttATAGAGGAACATTGAGCAGTTAGAAGCCTTTGATAATATGCTAAAACTCATTGAGGGCATGATGCCATCCCTTTCATCCCAAGGAGGAGAGTCAGTAGAGCATGAGGCCTCCCTACGGGAGTAAACTGATAATTTTTATTTGCTTGCAGAAAATGTCAAAGAATCCATTAGTACCATGAAAGAGGATTGGATGGAGGTGGGCAAGCTTTGGAACCTAACAGATCAATTTCAGAAGGACTTATAGGAGGTGAGTACTAAGTTAAACGCAGTAGCATAGATGTCTCGAAGACCGATAATCGATAACATTGGGGGAACTCGGATTAAGGTGCTAGAACCTAAATGTTATGGGGGGTGCTCGAGCTGCAAAGGAGTTAGATAACTTCATTTTTGACTTAGAACACTACTTCAAGTGCTCAAGTATAAATCTAGAGGAGGATCGAGTTAACATTGCAACAATATATCTTTCTGGGGATGCTAAGTtatggtggagaactaaatgtgAAGACATGCAAAACAATTGATATACCATCAATACTTGGGCCTGGGAAGCACTAAAATAGGTTTTGAAGGCACAATTTTAGTTGGAAAATGCAGAGTACATGGCGCATCGCAAGGTATATGACTTACAATAGACAGACTTTCAACGAGTGCCGCACGACCCCTCATTGAACCTAATTTGGGGGTCTATGACACAATGCATTTTCGCTTCATTTAAGAGTAGATGCACATGATTAACAAAGAAACAGAATTGTTAAAATCATATTCCTTTGGGAGATCTAATAAGTATGTCCAAGCCTGATTATATATAGGGCACCCCCCCTAAAAAAAGGCCCAATGGCCTAATCTCAACCAACTTTTGCCCGGAGTTTGCAAATACCCATTAGGTTAGCGACATATAAAAGAAAGGTGGTAATATTTGGGAACATTTAACTTTGAACTTGAATGTGTAAATTtacataaaaatcacaaaaaaatttgtattatattttaaggTAAAAGATATCGAGCTCCCttgaatttttataaaaatacacTAACTTGTCTTGAGacttcaaaaattttagaaaccttCATGAGATTTCAAGAATTCCAAAGATCTCTTCTaagatttggcaaaaagacaaaaACCTCCCTTCAAAAGACTCATCTTTTTGCAAAATGTATAAGGTAATATTTATatctttttgataaatttcagaaGAGGTCTGTGccatttttaaaacctcaagggagattaatgaaaattttgaaatcttagggaagatctttatctttttatcaaacctGAGGGAATGTGAGTGtcttttatcttatattttatataaatttataaattcaaATTGAAGGTTTGAACAATAACTTCATTTTTAGAAGCTTGGAGTTCatactttaaatttaaatttgcaaaaatttaaaaataatgcaATACAAAATTGTGCCCAATTCATCTAAATTCACATGTAATATTTGTGTACGAATTTTACGcagtaaatttgaatttgaatgtgtttgaataaaaaacaatacaaatttatattacaTTTATCTAAATTCATGCAGATCTAAATCAATACAAACTTTAAGCCCCCAAACATAATAATAAGCTCCCAAACAGTCGATAGTAAATGACTATGAACATGTGAGGCGGGCAAACACCTATTTCATCAAATCCCCCCGTACAAACAACCAAGGTCCTGAAGACGGCAGCACAGCAGGGCACAGCAAAGCTGTTCTCTTGAgcatttgttttaaaaaaaggaagaaaatccATTTAGTGAgtaaaaaacagagagagagagagagagagagaggactgaTAAGTCATATCAAAATGGTTAAAAGTATCCATGGGTGcaagaaataaaaattatattagagCGAGCTAGCATAATTTCATTACTCAGCCTGCAACCCAACAAACAATTAGTATTTCTAGGCATTAGAAATACAAGAGTCTGTTTTAAAGAGAAAATAGAGGAAAAACTGAAATGCTGCATTTGGATATAGGAgtcttttaaaaaacaaaaaagattAAATAGATATAACaattttcaatacaattttatattgacatcttattcaaatccatTAACTCTCCCAAAGAAAATTTCTCAAGATGAAATAAAAATGACATTGGATGAAAAATTACATGTATGGATGACGACTGTACAGCATAGGTGTTAACATACCATTCAACGGTAAAATAATGATACCATTAGTCACCCTAAAGAGAAAACAAACCAAAACTGGTTTTAGCAGGCTACAGGAAAACAAAAATCAGAGCATTACGCAACACATCATCCATTACTGCCATCAAATTAACATTCTATCACAGTATCACCTAACTGCCATTCTTGAAGGAAAAAACTATGAAAAGAGACACAATAGATGCTTACAATTTATTAGTA
This region includes:
- the LOC131148011 gene encoding GDSL esterase/lipase At1g71250-like — encoded protein: MGGFEQNSLVEKARRRRRTREMVLVLLLLLLVAVFPGKIHARRPVENGSSSGRSVSALFVLGDSSVDCGDNTLFYPLLRRNLSLHPCNGSDTTLLPHLLAKKMGLPYTPAFYAQNGTIEGLLAGLNFGSAQATIMNINSQNHQSLDQQVRQAFETFQLLQLHLGQDYAYRFIKSSFFYLSFGKDDYINLLFRNPFGVRRDYGDRRFAHIMVNQMANVVRNLYNVNVRKIVCMGTLPLGCTPRMVWKWYNFTGGDDDGRGCVEGINQLVLDYNTLLEGRIAELNMEFPDAQIVFCDVYQGIMQILSNPKFYGFENARSACCGLGWYGGMSGCASMEMACPQASTHVWWDFYNPSQAVNSLLADSAWSGQPLTDICRPSTVREMVSTAGASFLM